In Listeria monocytogenes, the following proteins share a genomic window:
- the lexA gene encoding transcriptional repressor LexA — MKISKRQQDIYEFIKSEVKEKGYPPSVREIGEAVGLASSSTVHGHLARLEGKGLIRRDPTKPRAIEILSLEDEAETPNVVNIPIIGKVTAGMPITAIENIDEYFPLPEYMAAGETNVFMLEIDGESMINAGILDGDKVIVRQQSSAINGEIVVAMTDENEATCKRFYKEANHFRLQPENDALEPILLNNVTILGKVIGLYRDIR, encoded by the coding sequence ATGAAAATATCTAAACGCCAACAAGATATATATGAATTTATAAAATCAGAAGTAAAAGAAAAAGGTTATCCGCCTTCCGTCCGCGAAATCGGTGAAGCAGTTGGCCTTGCTTCCAGCTCTACTGTTCATGGACATCTTGCTCGCCTTGAAGGTAAAGGCTTAATTAGACGGGACCCAACAAAGCCTCGTGCGATTGAAATATTATCTTTAGAAGACGAAGCAGAGACACCCAACGTTGTAAATATTCCTATTATCGGGAAAGTAACCGCTGGAATGCCCATCACTGCAATTGAGAACATTGATGAATATTTCCCACTACCAGAATACATGGCAGCTGGCGAAACCAATGTCTTCATGTTAGAAATCGACGGCGAAAGTATGATTAATGCCGGAATCCTTGATGGCGATAAAGTAATCGTTAGACAACAAAGTTCTGCAATCAATGGCGAAATCGTTGTAGCGATGACAGATGAAAATGAAGCTACATGTAAACGATTCTACAAAGAAGCTAATCATTTTAGATTACAACCCGAAAACGATGCTTTGGAACCTATCCTTTTAAACAACGTAACGATTCTAGGAAAAGTAATCGGACTTTATCGAGATATTCGCTAA
- the yneA gene encoding cell division suppressor protein YneA, with protein sequence MTMKLIWDKFYVSIIFVLTCIVLGIILMCTVVGGGNDYSEVNVSEGDSLWALADQYAGKSDMAKADFVSWVEKENNLADGHVEAGESVVIPVHKTKLIKSDSTIQLANQ encoded by the coding sequence ATGACTATGAAATTAATTTGGGATAAATTTTATGTTTCTATTATATTTGTACTTACTTGCATCGTATTAGGAATCATTTTAATGTGTACTGTAGTTGGCGGGGGAAACGACTATTCAGAAGTGAATGTAAGTGAAGGGGATTCTTTATGGGCATTAGCAGATCAATATGCAGGTAAAAGTGATATGGCAAAAGCAGATTTTGTTAGCTGGGTAGAAAAAGAAAATAATTTAGCTGACGGTCATGTGGAAGCAGGAGAATCAGTAGTTATTCCTGTACACAAAACAAAATTAATAAAGAGTGATAGTACGATTCAACTAGCAAACCAGTAA
- a CDS encoding DUF896 domain-containing protein: protein MLEKAKIDRINELSKKKKAGTLTAAEKVEQDKLRKEYIKSFRTHMKGTIENTTIIDPNGKDVTPHKVKQLRKNKH from the coding sequence ATGCTAGAAAAAGCTAAAATAGATCGTATTAATGAGCTTTCTAAAAAGAAAAAAGCCGGAACATTAACTGCCGCAGAAAAAGTGGAGCAAGATAAATTACGAAAAGAATATATAAAATCTTTCCGTACGCATATGAAAGGGACAATTGAAAATACAACGATTATTGACCCTAACGGAAAAGATGTAACTCCGCATAAAGTGAAACAACTTAGAAAAAATAAGCACTAA
- the tkt gene encoding transketolase, which translates to MFDNTDSLAVNTIRTLSMDAIQKANSGHPGLPMGAAPMAYALWSRVLNTNPKNSHWFNRDRFVLSAGHGSMLLYSLLHLSGFKLELEDLKNFRQWESKTPGHPEYRYTDGVDATTGPLGQGIAMAVGMAMAERHLEAKYNKDGFPVVDHYTYALCGDGDLMEGVASEAASYAGHQQLGRLVVLYDSNDISLDGDLDKSFSENVKQRFEAYGWEHLLVKDGNDTAEILAAIEKAKQNTSQPTMIEVKTVIGFGAPNAGTSKVHGAPLGDEGILEAKKAYGWNYEEKFFVPEEVTARFKETIGERGEKAETAWNELFASYKAEYPELAKQLEDSLNNKLPADWDEDLPVYDESKALASRASSGEVINALAGKIPTIFGGSADLAGSNNTTIKTDGEFTKATPAERNIWFGVREFAMGAALNGMALHGGLQVYGGTFFVFSDYVRAAIRLSAIQHLPVTYVMTHDSIAVGEDGPTHEPIEQLASLRAMPGLSVIRPADGNEVVEAWKLAITSTSTPHVLVLTRQGLPTLPNSAKLTAEGVKKGAYVISPAKGEVPEAIILASGSEVNLAIEAQKELQAQGTDVSVVSVPSFDLFEQQSAEYKESVLPNAVRKRVAVEMGASFGWERYVGLDGKVIGIDKFGASAPGETVIKNYGFTVENVVNTVKSL; encoded by the coding sequence TTGTTCGATAACACAGATAGTTTAGCAGTGAATACAATTCGTACATTATCAATGGACGCAATTCAAAAAGCAAATTCTGGTCATCCAGGATTACCAATGGGAGCAGCACCAATGGCTTACGCACTTTGGTCGCGTGTTTTAAATACTAACCCTAAGAATTCACATTGGTTTAACCGAGATCGTTTTGTACTTTCTGCTGGGCATGGCTCAATGCTTTTATATAGTTTATTACACTTAAGTGGGTTCAAATTAGAATTAGAAGATCTTAAAAATTTCCGTCAATGGGAAAGTAAAACTCCAGGTCACCCGGAATATCGTTATACAGACGGTGTAGACGCAACTACTGGTCCGCTTGGTCAAGGTATTGCGATGGCTGTTGGTATGGCTATGGCAGAAAGACATTTAGAAGCGAAATATAATAAAGATGGTTTCCCAGTGGTGGATCATTATACTTACGCACTATGCGGAGATGGTGACTTAATGGAAGGTGTTGCTTCAGAAGCGGCTTCTTATGCAGGTCATCAACAATTAGGAAGATTAGTTGTTCTCTATGATTCCAATGATATCTCTCTTGATGGTGATTTAGACAAATCTTTCTCTGAAAATGTAAAACAACGCTTTGAAGCTTATGGCTGGGAACATTTATTAGTAAAAGACGGTAATGATACAGCTGAAATTTTAGCTGCAATCGAAAAAGCGAAACAAAACACTTCTCAACCTACTATGATCGAAGTGAAAACTGTTATCGGTTTTGGTGCTCCAAATGCCGGTACAAGTAAAGTTCACGGTGCTCCACTAGGCGATGAAGGTATTTTAGAAGCGAAAAAAGCTTATGGTTGGAACTACGAAGAGAAATTCTTTGTTCCTGAAGAAGTTACTGCTCGCTTTAAAGAAACAATTGGCGAACGTGGTGAAAAAGCAGAAACAGCTTGGAATGAGCTATTTGCTTCCTATAAAGCAGAATATCCAGAGCTTGCTAAACAATTAGAAGATAGCTTGAACAATAAGTTACCAGCTGATTGGGATGAGGATCTTCCAGTATATGATGAATCGAAAGCACTTGCTAGTCGTGCTTCAAGTGGAGAAGTAATCAATGCGTTAGCTGGGAAAATCCCAACAATCTTTGGTGGATCTGCTGACCTTGCAGGTTCGAATAATACAACAATTAAAACAGACGGTGAATTTACAAAAGCGACTCCAGCTGAAAGAAACATTTGGTTTGGCGTTCGTGAATTTGCGATGGGTGCTGCATTAAATGGTATGGCGCTTCACGGCGGATTACAAGTATACGGCGGAACATTCTTCGTATTCTCTGATTATGTACGTGCTGCCATTCGTTTATCTGCCATTCAACATTTACCTGTAACATACGTAATGACGCATGATAGTATTGCTGTAGGGGAAGATGGCCCAACGCATGAGCCAATCGAACAACTTGCAAGCTTACGTGCAATGCCAGGGCTTTCTGTCATTCGTCCTGCTGATGGAAATGAAGTAGTGGAAGCATGGAAACTTGCTATCACTTCTACATCTACACCACATGTACTTGTTCTTACTCGTCAAGGCCTACCAACACTACCAAATTCTGCTAAATTAACTGCAGAAGGCGTTAAGAAAGGTGCTTACGTAATTTCACCTGCAAAAGGAGAAGTACCGGAAGCGATCATTCTTGCGAGTGGTTCTGAAGTTAACTTAGCTATCGAAGCGCAAAAAGAACTTCAAGCTCAAGGAACGGATGTATCAGTTGTCAGTGTGCCATCATTTGATCTATTCGAGCAACAATCTGCGGAGTACAAAGAAAGTGTATTACCGAATGCTGTTAGAAAACGTGTAGCAGTAGAGATGGGCGCTAGCTTTGGATGGGAACGTTATGTTGGTTTAGATGGTAAAGTTATCGGAATCGACAAATTTGGTGCTTCTGCTCCAGGTGAAACAGTTATTAAAAATTATGGCTTTACTGTAGAGAACGTCGTTAATACAGTAAAATCACTTTAA
- a CDS encoding YneF family protein: protein MWIYILVGIICLLAGLAGGFFIARRYMMSYLKNNPPINEQMLQMMMAQMGQKPSQKKINQMMSAMNKQQEKEKPKKAKK, encoded by the coding sequence ATGTGGATTTACATTCTTGTCGGCATTATTTGTTTACTAGCTGGTCTTGCGGGAGGATTCTTTATTGCAAGACGTTACATGATGAGCTATTTAAAAAACAATCCGCCAATTAACGAACAAATGTTACAAATGATGATGGCGCAAATGGGTCAAAAACCATCACAAAAGAAAATCAATCAAATGATGAGTGCGATGAACAAACAGCAAGAAAAAGAAAAACCGAAAAAAGCTAAGAAATAA
- a CDS encoding DUF2785 domain-containing protein: protein MHDSNLFNILKQNNYILPKDPDASNEIIDTMLSYLSSVDSELRDNIAYNIFFEWFVGQDNLTTDQKRRIYNYAVNKNNLLFKINIIDSDAVFQRSFLALIIALLLENNKVHNFLTDNEIRKTLNLLIELLEKEKNTHSFIEEKGWAHCIAHTADSLDELIYQSTISEIDVKKIMTAITFFYKTNPNILTGEEDERLSNILITALFEQKINIEEVKNWLNSLSETIPNHLPEIPLINIKQFTQTLLIKLTVLNYDVDFNLFPIVTRYIRKNDDNATNKKTL from the coding sequence GTGCATGATTCTAATTTATTCAACATATTAAAACAAAATAATTATATCTTACCTAAAGACCCAGACGCATCTAATGAAATAATTGATACTATGTTGTCCTATCTTTCTTCCGTTGATAGTGAATTGAGAGATAATATTGCTTACAACATTTTTTTCGAATGGTTTGTTGGTCAAGATAATTTAACTACAGATCAAAAAAGGAGAATTTATAATTACGCAGTCAATAAGAATAATTTACTATTCAAGATTAACATTATTGACTCAGATGCAGTATTTCAACGCTCATTTTTAGCATTAATTATTGCATTATTACTAGAAAATAATAAGGTTCATAATTTCTTAACTGATAATGAAATTAGAAAAACTTTGAATTTACTTATTGAGCTACTAGAAAAAGAAAAAAATACGCATTCTTTTATTGAAGAAAAAGGTTGGGCACATTGCATCGCCCATACAGCAGATTCTCTAGACGAACTAATTTACCAAAGTACAATTAGTGAAATAGACGTAAAAAAAATAATGACTGCAATTACGTTTTTTTATAAGACCAACCCTAACATACTAACTGGCGAAGAAGATGAACGCCTGAGTAATATATTAATAACAGCCCTTTTTGAGCAAAAAATAAATATCGAAGAAGTAAAAAACTGGTTAAATTCCCTTTCAGAAACAATTCCAAATCATCTTCCAGAAATACCTCTTATAAATATTAAACAGTTTACTCAAACACTTCTAATAAAATTAACTGTTTTAAATTATGATGTAGATTTTAATTTATTTCCTATTGTAACTCGCTATATAAGAAAAAATGATGATAATGCTACTAATAAAAAAACCCTTTAA
- a CDS encoding bifunctional 2-polyprenyl-6-hydroxyphenol methylase/3-demethylubiquinol 3-O-methyltransferase UbiG, which translates to MKENKYDDKHFFEQYSQMPRSKEGLKAAGEWHEFKKLLPDFHQKVVLDLGCGFGWHCIYAADHGAQKVLGIDLSKRMLAEAKQKTTSPVVHYEQKAIEDIDLEPETYDVVLSSLALHYVASFDEICQKVRANLKSGGSFIFSVEHPVFTADGRQDWYTDEAGNKLHWPVDRYFNESVRTSHFLGEDVQKYHRTLTTYIQTLLQNGFRINSVIEPEPAPELKALSEMQDEYRRPMMLLISATKN; encoded by the coding sequence ATGAAAGAAAATAAATATGATGACAAACATTTTTTTGAACAATATAGCCAAATGCCCCGCTCCAAAGAAGGATTAAAAGCAGCCGGTGAATGGCATGAATTTAAAAAGCTACTCCCTGATTTCCACCAAAAAGTAGTCCTTGATTTAGGTTGTGGATTTGGTTGGCACTGCATTTATGCCGCTGATCATGGCGCACAAAAAGTGCTTGGAATCGATTTATCCAAACGAATGCTTGCTGAAGCCAAACAAAAAACAACCTCCCCGGTAGTTCATTACGAGCAAAAAGCCATAGAAGATATAGATTTAGAGCCAGAAACCTACGATGTTGTTTTAAGCTCACTGGCACTCCATTACGTAGCTTCCTTTGACGAAATCTGTCAGAAAGTCCGTGCTAATTTAAAATCAGGCGGCTCTTTCATTTTTTCCGTAGAGCATCCAGTATTTACAGCAGACGGACGTCAAGATTGGTATACCGATGAAGCCGGGAATAAGTTGCACTGGCCCGTCGACCGTTACTTCAATGAATCTGTGCGCACAAGTCACTTCCTAGGAGAGGACGTCCAAAAATATCATCGTACGCTTACCACTTACATCCAAACATTACTACAAAACGGCTTCCGAATTAATAGCGTAATCGAACCCGAACCAGCTCCCGAATTAAAAGCGTTATCCGAAATGCAAGATGAATACCGCCGACCAATGATGCTGCTAATATCTGCAACTAAAAACTAA
- a CDS encoding ParB/RepB/Spo0J family partition protein, translating to MNYKSPVYSVTPIHYTKLQANNYNPNTVPALELKLLEKSIWEDGFTQPIVCYPLEGSDKYEIIDGFHRYTIMTTSKRIRERENEYLPVVILEKDTVNRMASTIRHNRARGFHNVELMSNIVSELVDSGMSDSWIMKNIGMDANEILRLKQVSGLAHLFLEKEFSHASD from the coding sequence ATGAATTACAAAAGCCCAGTATATAGCGTCACTCCAATCCACTACACAAAACTACAAGCAAATAATTATAATCCGAACACAGTCCCCGCACTTGAACTCAAATTGCTTGAAAAATCAATTTGGGAAGATGGATTTACGCAACCCATTGTTTGTTATCCCTTGGAAGGCAGCGATAAATATGAAATAATAGACGGGTTCCACCGTTACACAATCATGACCACCTCCAAACGAATTCGCGAACGAGAAAACGAATACCTGCCAGTTGTCATTCTCGAAAAAGATACCGTGAATCGAATGGCCTCTACCATACGTCATAATCGCGCACGTGGATTCCATAACGTAGAATTAATGTCCAACATTGTTAGTGAACTTGTCGATAGTGGAATGTCCGATAGCTGGATCATGAAAAACATTGGAATGGATGCCAACGAAATCTTACGCTTAAAACAAGTGAGCGGACTTGCTCACCTCTTCTTAGAAAAAGAATTTAGTCATGCATCTGATTAA
- a CDS encoding phosphoadenosine phosphosulfate reductase yields MLSRTVFDASQERMEVIFSEFDNIIVSFSGGKDSAVMLHLMIDYMRKNNIQKKIYVYHLDYEGQYSATTDFVTEMLTSNLDIIEPLWCCLPIAAQSAVSMFTDHWKPWEKSKRDIWVRDMPSFPSVINEDNAPFDFDFENLWDYEFNKKIIHWLHTKNNAKKTIALIGIRQQESLNRYNAIHKKERMYKKYNWTTEISKNIYNAYPIHDWRVEDIWIANAKFHWSYNKIYDLFYHAGLTVHDMRVASPFNDSATESLKLYRVIEPALWSKLVGRVNGANFTAIYGGTSAMAWKEIKLPKNHTWKSYLEFLLTTLPSYTRERYLKKFKTSITYWTEKGGALKVETVEELKNLDVQADFLGKPQNNRVYTNPMEIVRFKEYPDDLKIKEFASVPTYKRMCIAILKNDYTCKYMGFGQTKLELEKRKNALEKYNNIL; encoded by the coding sequence ATGCTTTCTAGAACAGTCTTTGATGCTTCCCAAGAACGAATGGAAGTAATTTTTTCCGAATTTGACAATATTATCGTTTCTTTTTCAGGCGGTAAAGATAGTGCAGTAATGCTTCATCTCATGATTGATTACATGCGGAAAAATAATATTCAAAAGAAAATCTACGTGTATCATTTAGACTACGAAGGTCAGTACAGCGCTACAACTGACTTCGTTACCGAAATGTTAACCAGTAATTTAGATATTATTGAGCCGCTTTGGTGCTGTCTGCCAATCGCCGCTCAATCCGCCGTTTCGATGTTTACCGACCACTGGAAACCTTGGGAAAAGTCCAAACGAGACATTTGGGTTAGAGATATGCCCTCCTTTCCATCCGTCATCAATGAAGATAATGCCCCTTTCGACTTTGATTTTGAAAATCTTTGGGATTACGAATTTAATAAAAAAATCATTCACTGGCTACATACTAAAAATAACGCCAAAAAAACGATTGCTTTAATAGGCATAAGACAACAAGAATCTCTTAATCGTTATAACGCGATTCACAAAAAAGAACGAATGTATAAAAAGTACAATTGGACAACTGAAATTTCCAAAAACATCTATAATGCCTATCCTATCCATGACTGGCGAGTAGAAGATATTTGGATTGCTAACGCTAAGTTCCATTGGTCCTATAATAAAATTTATGATTTATTCTATCATGCTGGTCTAACTGTGCACGATATGCGCGTTGCAAGCCCTTTTAACGATTCTGCTACAGAAAGTCTTAAATTATATCGTGTTATCGAACCCGCTCTTTGGTCCAAACTAGTCGGTCGTGTGAACGGCGCCAATTTCACAGCAATATACGGCGGTACCTCCGCAATGGCTTGGAAAGAAATTAAATTGCCAAAAAACCATACGTGGAAATCGTATTTAGAGTTTCTACTCACGACTTTGCCAAGCTACACGAGAGAACGCTATTTAAAAAAATTCAAAACGAGCATTACATACTGGACCGAAAAAGGCGGTGCTTTAAAAGTAGAAACCGTCGAGGAATTGAAAAATTTAGATGTCCAAGCAGATTTCCTTGGTAAACCACAAAACAACCGTGTTTATACCAATCCGATGGAAATCGTTCGCTTTAAAGAATATCCAGACGATTTGAAAATTAAAGAATTCGCAAGCGTCCCTACTTACAAACGGATGTGTATCGCCATTTTGAAAAATGATTATACATGTAAATATATGGGATTCGGTCAAACGAAATTAGAACTAGAGAAGCGAAAAAACGCATTAGAGAAATATAATAATATTTTATGA
- a CDS encoding SNF2-related protein, producing MKMTLLDSQQQALIKLKKYKVGALFMKPGSGKTRVACELINDAKPDYVLWITPFQTKANLEAEINKWGYKFPQEIIGIESLSNSDRLYLYCRDKLKNSNNSYIIMDESLKIKNVHALRTQRAIKLSRLATYKLIMNGTPLSRNILDLWSQLEFLSPKILNLSFSQFKKTFCEYVTITQLTQSKQQSMDIIKKYHNLEYLYKLITPFIFTSSHEIAVKWHYIRHDFSIDEELLKQYYEIKEDYLQKAAAYTININFLEMSQVMQHCYCLSSEKFTITESLVAGKEETTIIFCKYKRSEEALQKAFPNVKITTFAKSSYGLNLQFYNQIIYFDKTFDYSQRDQSERRIYRTGQTQDCYYHDLSGNVGLDSLIDVNISKKTNLLQEFKKELSQKNSFEVIMDAF from the coding sequence TTGAAAATGACCTTATTAGATAGCCAGCAACAAGCATTAATAAAGCTCAAAAAATATAAAGTCGGTGCTCTGTTTATGAAACCGGGTAGCGGGAAGACGCGGGTAGCATGTGAATTAATCAATGATGCAAAACCAGATTATGTGTTATGGATTACTCCTTTTCAAACAAAAGCAAATCTCGAAGCAGAAATAAACAAATGGGGTTATAAATTCCCACAAGAAATCATCGGCATTGAATCCCTTTCCAACTCAGATCGTCTATACCTCTACTGTCGTGACAAACTTAAAAACTCAAACAATAGCTACATTATTATGGATGAAAGCTTAAAAATTAAAAACGTCCATGCCCTTCGAACGCAGCGAGCAATCAAACTTTCACGACTAGCTACCTACAAATTAATTATGAATGGCACACCGCTTAGCCGAAATATTTTAGATCTTTGGTCTCAACTAGAGTTTTTATCTCCTAAAATATTAAATCTAAGTTTTTCGCAGTTTAAAAAGACGTTTTGTGAATACGTAACAATTACACAACTAACCCAAAGCAAGCAACAGTCAATGGACATCATCAAAAAGTATCATAATTTAGAGTACTTATATAAATTAATCACACCTTTTATTTTTACTTCTTCGCATGAAATAGCCGTTAAGTGGCATTATATTCGTCATGATTTTTCAATTGATGAGGAACTTTTAAAGCAATATTATGAAATAAAAGAAGACTATCTCCAAAAAGCGGCTGCCTACACCATCAATATTAATTTTTTAGAAATGTCTCAAGTGATGCAACACTGTTACTGTCTCTCCTCTGAAAAATTTACTATTACCGAATCGTTAGTCGCCGGAAAAGAAGAAACGACGATTATTTTCTGTAAATATAAACGATCTGAAGAAGCACTACAAAAAGCATTTCCTAATGTAAAAATTACAACTTTTGCTAAATCTTCTTACGGACTCAATTTGCAATTTTATAATCAAATTATTTACTTTGATAAAACGTTTGATTATTCTCAGCGCGATCAATCAGAAAGGCGTATTTACCGGACTGGGCAAACGCAAGACTGCTACTACCATGATTTAAGTGGCAACGTCGGGCTTGATTCTCTTATTGATGTAAATATTTCTAAGAAAACCAACCTATTGCAAGAATTCAAAAAAGAGCTCTCACAAAAAAATTCTTTTGAGGTGATAATGGATGCTTTCTAG